One Stigmatopora nigra isolate UIUO_SnigA chromosome 1, RoL_Snig_1.1, whole genome shotgun sequence DNA segment encodes these proteins:
- the LOC144202698 gene encoding serine/threonine-protein kinase 24-like, with protein sequence MALPPGTLPGMQNVRVDPEELFTKLERIGKGSFGEVFKGIDNRTQKVVAIKIIDLEEAEDEIEDIQQEITVLSQCDSPFVTKYYGSYLKDAKLWIIMEYLGGGSALDLMEPGSLDETQIATILREILKGLEYLHSEKKIHRDIKAANVLLSEHGEVKLADFGVAGQLTDTQIKRNTFVGTPFWMAPEVIKQSAYDSKADIWSLGITAIELAKGEPPHSDLHPMKVLFLIPKNNPPTLEGNYSKPLKEFVEACLNKEPSFRPAAKELLKHKLIVRHAKKTSYLTELVDKYKRWKAEQSRTTESISDESDSEQDGQASGGNDFGSDNWIFTIREKDPKKLQNGEGPSGATQQTKDIPKRPYSLSLSTVISPALAELKARQEHMNQNPVVLDDLKEAILRAEEAYPGISDSLVAHMIHRLQSFSRSRSSSSIP encoded by the exons AATGTCAGAGTGGATCCAGAGGAACTCTTCACAAAGCTGGAGCGAATCGGAAAGGGTTCGTTCGGCGAGGTATTCAAAGGCATTGACAATCGGACCCAAAAAGTGGTGGCCATCAAGATCATCGACCTGGAAGAAGCTGAGGACGAGATTGAAGACATTCAGCAGGAGATCACTGTGCTGAGCCAATGCGACAGCCCCTTTGTCACCAAGTACTATGGCTCCTACCTGAAG GATGCCAAATTATGGATCATCATGGAGTATTTAGGTGGTGGTTCTGCTTTAGATTTG aTGGAGCCCGGTTCTTTGGATGAGACCCAAATTGCAACTATTCTGAGAGAGATTCTCAAGGGACTAGAGTATCTTCACTCTGAGAAGAAAATCCACCGAGATATCAAAG CCGCCAACGTACTTCTTTCTGAGCACGGCGAGGTGAAGCTTGCCGATTTCGGCGTGGCCGGCCAGCTCACAGACACCCAGATCAAGCGCAACACCTTTGTGGGCACACCTTTCTGGATGGCCCCGGAGGTCATTAAACAATCTGCGTACGACTCTAAG GCCGATATCTGGTCTCTGGGCATCACAGCAATTGAGCTGGCGAAAGGCGAGCCGCCGCATTCAGACCTCCATCCCATGAAGGTTTTATTTCTGATCCCAAAGAACAACCCTCCTACTCTGGAGGGAAATTACAGCAAGCCACTCAAAGAGTTTGTCGAGGCTTGCCTCAACAAGGAGCCCAGTTTT AGGCCTGCTGCCAAGGAGCTGCTGAAGCATAAGCTTATTGTACGCCATGCTAAAAAGACATCCTACTTGACTGAATTGGTGGACAAATACAAACGGTGGAAGGCGGAGCAGTCGAGAACCACCGAGTCCATCTCTGATGAGTCAGACTC GGAGCAGGATGGACAAGCATCAGGTGGAAATGACTTTGGCAGTGACAATTGGATCTTTACTATCCGTGAAAAGGACCCAAAGAAGCTACAGAACGGCGAGGGGCCGTCGGGGGCAACTCAACAG ACTAAAGACATTCCAAAGAGGCCTTATTCACTGAGCCTGTCCACAGTCATCTCTCCTGCATTAGCCGAG CTTAAGGCCAGACAGGAGCACATGAACCAGAACCCTGTGGTCCTGGACGACTTGAAAGAGGCCATCTTGCGGGCCGAGGAGGCCTACCCTGGGATTTCAGATTCCCTGGTGGCTCACATGATTCACAGGCTCCAGAG TTTCTCCAGAAGCAGATCATCATCTTCTATCCCATAG